One part of the Nitrosophilus kaiyonis genome encodes these proteins:
- a CDS encoding DUF448 domain-containing protein has protein sequence MCINCKERFLQKDLLRLQCVNKKITKHSGIGRSFYICKKCLNDKNLAKNLAKICKIDPKTALKMLKEIIDNG, from the coding sequence ATGTGCATAAATTGTAAAGAACGCTTTTTACAAAAGGATCTTTTAAGACTTCAATGTGTGAATAAAAAAATCACAAAACATAGCGGTATAGGTAGAAGTTTTTATATATGTAAAAAGTGTTTAAATGATAAAAATTTAGCTAAAAATTTGGCAAAAATATGCAAAATTGATCCAAAAACGGCCCTTAAAATGTTAAAGGAGATTATAGATAATGGATAA